A section of the Drosophila sechellia strain sech25 chromosome 3L, ASM438219v1, whole genome shotgun sequence genome encodes:
- the LOC6618328 gene encoding protein phosphatase 1 regulatory subunit 16A isoform X1 has protein sequence MIKGILIQRKSQEDASYTKQLKMEHADLVAEMQTVESLPTHERLQLARLRRAQQLKLSRQKDKEWAKLQRAKGNTSSGGSGTGSLGNGLMNGNGDTTHHFRHANGSGTLSGRRHISFENSVVLLEAASRNDMPEVAALLQHGITPDAANEDGLTAMHQACIDNNVEMLQLLLEYGANVDAQDSDKWTPLHAAATCGHLELVRILIRHGANLLAVNTDGNMPYDLCDDENTLDFIEGEMAQRGVTQELIDETRSSTERIMLRDLMELARTGGDLEEPDYQCASPLHIAAANGYVRVVEFLLEQHVNVDAMDKDLWTPVHAAACWGHLEVLEMLAQCGADLNVRNKDDETPSDICEDPEIRERIEQLKTEQESKRLAEAQRRRVRRSQSNNTRAQSVRRTSLRDKTLTTKKDAVEETRLRLQAQEATDSEAPSSGGDPLTNGYGYGNNNGEKRPSTGSSNGQPLPHSKSADALDNATAALSANATHSYPSRRPPDGRENDELLRLKAAGAAGEMQRATSAAAVILTEKGTAASAEAVQIQSSKEAANGKINVQVTVLVDTNSTHHHQQHQQQQQQQHHHQQHVLLLQQHQQLQQQQQQQQQHVALDGYSATLANLKKQRSLSRTANVLNTFELSSQTASNAHPIAAASATTTNGSVLGAGGSSSNNNNNLSTSNNNNNGSAPISTQPALGHMGAGSVLSDFEGSSPAGSSLNKFSGITGDVVTDSTSSSRRCCVLM, from the exons ATGATCAAGGGCATTCTGATACAGCGCAAGAGCCAGGAGGATGCCAGCTACACCAAGCAGCTCAAGATGGAGCACGCCGATCTGGTGGCCGAGATGCAGACCGTGGAGAGCCTGCCCACCCACGAGCGGCTCCAGCTGGCCAGACT ACGTCGTGCGCAGCAGCTGAAGCTGTCCCGCCAGAAGGACAAGGAGTGGGCCAAGTTGCAGCGGGCGAAGGGCAACACTtccagcggcggcagcggaACCGGTTCGCTGGGCAATGGGCTGATGAACGGCAACGGAGATACCACGCACCACTTCCGGCACGCCAATGGATCGGGCACGTTGAGCGGCAGGCGGCACATATCCTTCGAGAACAGCGTGGTGCTCCTGGAGGCCGCATCCCGGAACGACATGCCCGAGGTGGCCGCCCTGCTGCAGCACGGAATCACGCCGGATGCCGCAAACGAGGACGGACTGACGGCGATGCATCAGGCGTGCATCGATAACAACGTCGagatgctgcagctgctgctggagtACGGTGCGAATGTGGATGCGCAGGACAGTGATAAGTGGACGCCCCTTCATGCGGCTGCCACCTGCGGCCACCTCGAGCTCGTACGCATCCTCATCCGGCACGGCGCCAATCTGCTGGCGGTCAACACCGACGGCAACATGCCCTACGACCTGTGCGACGACGAGAACACcttggacttcatcgagggcGAGATGGCTCAACGGGGTGTGACCCAAGAGCTCATCGACGAGACGCGCTCCTCCACGGAGCGGATTATGCTGCGCGATCTAATGGAGTTGGCCCGCACAGGAGGGGATTTGGAGGAGCCGGACTATCAGTGTGCATCGCCG CTTCACATAGCTGCTGCGAATGGATACGTCCGCGTTGTGGAGTTTTTGTTGGAGCAGCATGTCAACGTGGATGCCATGGACAAGGATCTGTGGACTCCGGTGCATGCCGCCGCTTGTTGGGGTCAT TTGGAGGTGCTGGAGATGCTGGCCCAGTGTGGTGCTGATCTGAATGTTCGCAACAAGGACGACGAGACTCCTTCAG ACATCTGTGAAGATCCCGAGATCAGGGAGCGAATCGAGCAGCTGAAGACGGAACAGGAGAGCAAACGACTGGCCGAGGCGCAACGACGACGCGTTCGACGCTCACAGAGCAACAACACAAG AGCCCAATCAGTGCGACGCACTAGTTTGCGAGACAAAACGCTGACAACCAAAAAGGATGCCGTCGAGGAGACGCGGCTGCGTCTGCAGGCGCAGGAGGCGACGGACTCGGAGGCTCCCTCATCGGGAGGCGATCCGCTGACCAATGGCTATGGTTACGGAAACAACAACGGAGAGAAGCGTCCTTCGACGGGCAGTTCGAATGGCCAACCACTGCCGCACTCCAAGTCCGCCGATGCGCTGGATAATGCCACCGCCGCATTGTCGGCCAACGCCACACATTCCTATCCGTCGCGCCGTCCACCGGATGGCCGGGAAAACGATGAACTGCTCCGCCTCAAAGCCGCAGGTGCCGCGGGGGAGATGCAGCGAGCCACCTCGGCGGCGGCCGTCATCCTCACCGAGAAGGGTACGGCGGCCAGTGCCGAGGCCGTTCAGATCCAGTCGTCGAAGGAGGCTGCCAACGGCAAGATCAATGTCCAGGTCACCGTCCTCGTGG ACACCAATAGCACGCACCACcatcagcaacatcaacagcagcagcagcagcaacaccaccaccagcaacacgtattgctgttgcagcaacaccagcagcttcagcagcaacagcaacagcagcagcagcatgttGCTTTGGATGGCTACAGTGCCACATTGGCCAACTTGAAGAAGCAACGCTCGCTTTCACGCACCGCCAATGTCCTCAATACTTTCGAATTGTCATCCCAAACAGCTAGCAATGCCCATCCAATTGCCGCAGCTAGTGCCACAACAACTAATGGTTCTGTTTTAGGAgccggcggcagcagcagcaacaacaacaacaacctgagcaccagcaacaacaacaacaacggatCCGCACCGATCTCGACGCAGCCAGCATTGGGTCACATGGGCGCGGGAAGCGTGCTATCCGACTTCGAGGGCTCCTCACCGGCGGGCAGTTCGCTGAACAAGTTCAGCGGCATCACTGGCGACGTGGTCACCGATAGCACCAGTTCCAGTCGCAGGTGTTGCGTCCTGATGTAG
- the LOC6618328 gene encoding protein phosphatase 1 regulatory subunit 16A isoform X2 gives MIKGILIQRKSQEDASYTKQLKMEHADLVAEMQTVESLPTHERLQLARLRRAQQLKLSRQKDKEWAKLQRAKGNTSSGGSGTGSLGNGLMNGNGDTTHHFRHANGSGTLSGRRHISFENSVVLLEAASRNDMPEVAALLQHGITPDAANEDGLTAMHQACIDNNVEMLQLLLEYGANVDAQDSDKWTPLHAAATCGHLELVRILIRHGANLLAVNTDGNMPYDLCDDENTLDFIEGEMAQRGVTQELIDETRSSTERIMLRDLMELARTGGDLEEPDYQCASPLHIAAANGYVRVVEFLLEQHVNVDAMDKDLWTPVHAAACWGHLEVLEMLAQCGADLNVRNKDDETPSDICEDPEIRERIEQLKTEQESKRLAEAQRRRVRRSQSNNTRAQSVRRTSLRDKTLTTKKDAVEETRLRLQAQEATDSEAPSSGGDPLTNGYGYGNNNGEKRPSTGSSNGQPLPHSKSADALDNATAALSANATHSYPSRRPPDGRENDELLRLKAAGAAGEMQRATSAAAVILTEKGTAASAEAVQIQSSKEAANGKINVQVTVLVGAGGSSSNNNNNLSTSNNNNNGSAPISTQPALGHMGAGSVLSDFEGSSPAGSSLNKFSGITGDVVTDSTSSSRRCCVLM, from the exons ATGATCAAGGGCATTCTGATACAGCGCAAGAGCCAGGAGGATGCCAGCTACACCAAGCAGCTCAAGATGGAGCACGCCGATCTGGTGGCCGAGATGCAGACCGTGGAGAGCCTGCCCACCCACGAGCGGCTCCAGCTGGCCAGACT ACGTCGTGCGCAGCAGCTGAAGCTGTCCCGCCAGAAGGACAAGGAGTGGGCCAAGTTGCAGCGGGCGAAGGGCAACACTtccagcggcggcagcggaACCGGTTCGCTGGGCAATGGGCTGATGAACGGCAACGGAGATACCACGCACCACTTCCGGCACGCCAATGGATCGGGCACGTTGAGCGGCAGGCGGCACATATCCTTCGAGAACAGCGTGGTGCTCCTGGAGGCCGCATCCCGGAACGACATGCCCGAGGTGGCCGCCCTGCTGCAGCACGGAATCACGCCGGATGCCGCAAACGAGGACGGACTGACGGCGATGCATCAGGCGTGCATCGATAACAACGTCGagatgctgcagctgctgctggagtACGGTGCGAATGTGGATGCGCAGGACAGTGATAAGTGGACGCCCCTTCATGCGGCTGCCACCTGCGGCCACCTCGAGCTCGTACGCATCCTCATCCGGCACGGCGCCAATCTGCTGGCGGTCAACACCGACGGCAACATGCCCTACGACCTGTGCGACGACGAGAACACcttggacttcatcgagggcGAGATGGCTCAACGGGGTGTGACCCAAGAGCTCATCGACGAGACGCGCTCCTCCACGGAGCGGATTATGCTGCGCGATCTAATGGAGTTGGCCCGCACAGGAGGGGATTTGGAGGAGCCGGACTATCAGTGTGCATCGCCG CTTCACATAGCTGCTGCGAATGGATACGTCCGCGTTGTGGAGTTTTTGTTGGAGCAGCATGTCAACGTGGATGCCATGGACAAGGATCTGTGGACTCCGGTGCATGCCGCCGCTTGTTGGGGTCAT TTGGAGGTGCTGGAGATGCTGGCCCAGTGTGGTGCTGATCTGAATGTTCGCAACAAGGACGACGAGACTCCTTCAG ACATCTGTGAAGATCCCGAGATCAGGGAGCGAATCGAGCAGCTGAAGACGGAACAGGAGAGCAAACGACTGGCCGAGGCGCAACGACGACGCGTTCGACGCTCACAGAGCAACAACACAAG AGCCCAATCAGTGCGACGCACTAGTTTGCGAGACAAAACGCTGACAACCAAAAAGGATGCCGTCGAGGAGACGCGGCTGCGTCTGCAGGCGCAGGAGGCGACGGACTCGGAGGCTCCCTCATCGGGAGGCGATCCGCTGACCAATGGCTATGGTTACGGAAACAACAACGGAGAGAAGCGTCCTTCGACGGGCAGTTCGAATGGCCAACCACTGCCGCACTCCAAGTCCGCCGATGCGCTGGATAATGCCACCGCCGCATTGTCGGCCAACGCCACACATTCCTATCCGTCGCGCCGTCCACCGGATGGCCGGGAAAACGATGAACTGCTCCGCCTCAAAGCCGCAGGTGCCGCGGGGGAGATGCAGCGAGCCACCTCGGCGGCGGCCGTCATCCTCACCGAGAAGGGTACGGCGGCCAGTGCCGAGGCCGTTCAGATCCAGTCGTCGAAGGAGGCTGCCAACGGCAAGATCAATGTCCAGGTCACCGTCCTCGTGG GAgccggcggcagcagcagcaacaacaacaacaacctgagcaccagcaacaacaacaacaacggatCCGCACCGATCTCGACGCAGCCAGCATTGGGTCACATGGGCGCGGGAAGCGTGCTATCCGACTTCGAGGGCTCCTCACCGGCGGGCAGTTCGCTGAACAAGTTCAGCGGCATCACTGGCGACGTGGTCACCGATAGCACCAGTTCCAGTCGCAGGTGTTGCGTCCTGATGTAG
- the LOC116801273 gene encoding uncharacterized protein LOC116801273: MESLAKYRYSLVAGSFAAAGSFFGKLPSHLSAQKLLNTAQINVDSTYIEIALLQLLPLVLMVTCNVCNLRFFLKALQMTEQTLTCVVLTAASNYVLSFILGALVYREPLTVLSGIGITLILAGLWFLCDGGTVESKNPDKIE, from the exons ATGGAATCCCTCGCAAAATACCGATATAGTTTGGTGGCTGGGTCCTTTGCAGCTGCAGGAAGCTTTTTCGGAAAACTGCCCAGCCACCTCAGCGCCCAAAAACTACTGAATACTGCGCAAATTAATGTAGACTCTACTTATATAG aaatagcattactgcagctgctgccacTTGTGTTAATGGTAACATGCAACGTCTGCaacttgcgtttctttttgaAGGCCCTGCAAATGACTGAACAAACTTTAACCTGCGTCGTTTTAACTGCCGCTTCGAATTATGTCTTATCG TTTATCCTAGGTGCGCTTGTTTATCGGGAGCCACTGACAGTACTATCTGGCATCGGAATAACTCTAATTCTGGCTGGTCTTTGGTTTCTTTGCGACGGAGGAACAGTCGAGTCCAAAAATCCGGACAAAATTGAATAG
- the LOC6618331 gene encoding gram-negative bacteria-binding protein 1: MSGLCIGILLLIGFGCTIGYKIPTPTVELLETGFSVSIPDEEGVKVVAFNVNRNRNFTSFINEGQYNVRMTEPQNGRWTTNFSSVPLRAQDVLYLWTSVQHQKAVYQDLAQPLPVCNLGGEYRPKGCSPGDDDFTDDNQLSTEGSALEPTAPSVCEPSETQVSPQIGVSICKGQLLFEETFDQLNESLWIHDVRLPLDSKDAEFVLYDGKAKVHDGDLVIEPLLWSSYRPDLSIANSRLDLSERCTGTHNRNKECILHSTGSGPSGIMPPIVTPRVSTKDTFAFQYGRIEIRAKLPKGDWIVPLLLLEPLTEWYGQSGYESGQLRVALARGNSVLRMPRGKLVDGRSLYGGPVLSTDAHQREDLWLSKRKISHFGDDFHTYSLDWSSNRLLFSVDGQVYGEMLNGFTELDENPRWKQGGPMAPFDKMFYISLGVSVGGFGDFVDHLRTATYEKPWANYHPQAKLQFHQAQDQWLPTWKQPALKIDYVRVFAN; encoded by the exons ATGTCAGGATTGTGCATTGGAATCCTTCTGCTCATTGGTTTTGGATGCACCATTGGCTACAAGATCCCCACACCGACTGTGGAGCTCCTTGAGACTGGATTCAGCGTTTCTATACCGG atgaAGAGGGTGTGAAAGTGGTGGCCTTTAATGTGAATCGCAATCGGAATTTCACATCCTTCATCAACGAGGGACAGTACAACGTGAGAATGACTGAACCCCAGAACGGCAGGTGGACGACCAACTTCAGTTCGGTTCCCTTGAGAGCCCAAGATGTTCTATACCTTTGGACAAGTGTGCAGCACCAAAAGGCTGTGTACCAAGATCTGGCGCAGCCACTGCCAGTCTGCAATCTCGGAGGAGAGTATCGGCCCAAGGGATGTTCGCCCGGTGATGATGACTTTACGGATGACAACCAGCTAAGTACTGAGGGCAGTGCTTTGGAACCCACCGCTCCCTCCGTCTGTGAACCTTCTGAAACCCAGGTCTCGCCGCAAATTGGTGTTTCCATATGTAAGGGACAACTTCTGTTTGAGGAGACCTTTGATCAGCTGAATGAATCTCTGTGGATACATGATGTTCGCCTGCCCCTGGACTCCAAGGATGCAGAGTTCGTCTTGTACGACGGAAAGGCCAAAGTTCACGATGGCGACTTGGTGATTGAGCCGCTTCTTTGGTCCAGCTATCGCCCGGATCTCTCCATAGCCAACTCCAGGCTCGATCTCTCGGAGCGTTGTACCGGAACGCACAACAGAAATAAGGAGTGTATCCTACATTCCACGGGCAGTGGACCCAGTGGAATAATGCCACCCATTGTTACACCCCGAGTCAGCACCAAGGACACATTTGCCTTTCAATACGGACGCATTGAGATCCGAGCCAAGCTACCAAAGGGGGATTGGATA GTACCACTCCTACTACTCGAACCCCTCACCGAATGGTACGGGCAATCGGGCTACGAATCCGGACAGCTGAGAGTCGCCTTGGCCAGGGGTAACTCCGTGCTGAGGATGCCGCGCGGAAAGCTCGTCGACGGTAGATCTCTATACGGAGGACCCGTACTCTCCACGGATGCCCACCAAAGGGAGGACTTGTGGCTGAGCAAGCGAAAGATATCCCATTTCGGCGATGACTTCCACACCTACAGCTTGGATTGGAGCAGCAATAGACTGCTCTTCTCCGTGGATGGTCAGGTCTATGGAGAGATGCTGAATGGTTTCACTGAACTGGACGAGAATCCCAGGTGGAAGCAGGGTGGTCCCATGGCCCCGTTTGATAAAATG TTTTACATTTCATTGGGCGTCTCTGTGGGCGGATTTGGTGACTTTGTGGACCATCTTCGCACCGCCACTTATGAGAAGCCTTGGGCCAACTACCATCCCCAGGCGAAGCTGCAGTTCCACCAGGCCCAAGATCAGTGGCTACCCACATGGAAACAGCCCGCCTTGAAGATCGATTATGTTCGAGTCTTCGCCAACTGA
- the LOC6618330 gene encoding gram-negative bacteria-binding protein 2 yields the protein MRWKTLQCFLLLISSNEILGFKIPSIDFEMLKNEGFEVSIPDEPGIQRVFYMFQIDDTCPALMDYITEAVNGSWASKQKMSLQNNDKLQISMLVQFNEEIFEKSETRVIINTRLLTTKDSSSRSITFLTGEGECQAYLAPAQQAKRCKPAQTTVSNGRHTCQGELIFEDNFSEAQLNKTTWKHDIRQRMYHVEEELVAFDDAARNCFVKEGELHIVPTIATEVTDGSFKLGDRCTAVESPEQECKIAHGIFYSIKPPVFSAQIHTRNSFSFKFGKIVVRAKLPKGDWLFPYLMLQPVSTYAETHYAKQLRIAYARGNANLRTKQGDDISGNHLYGGGVVWHHGNAVQFLKDKISNSHYGNDFHNYTMIWQRDKITLMVDEEVYGELYDGLPFFNEKCFIIFGVTVGGFLNFDDSLLAKDVKPYKNREPRAALSFWQHRDAWAPTWGRHSAMVIDYVRVYAE from the exons ATGAGGTGGAAAACTCTGCAATGTTTTTTATTGCTCATTTCAAGCAATGAAATCTTGGGTTTCAAGATCCCCAGTATTGATTTTGAAATGCTAAAGAACGAAGGATTCGAGGTGTCCATACCAG ATGAGCCTGGCATACAGCGGGTTTTCTACATGTTCCAAATAGACGACACTTGTCCGGCTCTAATGGACTACATCACGGAGGCAGTGAACGGAAGTTGGGCTTCCAAGCAAAAGATGAGTCTGCAGAACAACGACAAGCTGCAGATATCAATGCTGGTGCAGTTCAATGAGGAAATATTCGAAAAGAGTGAAACCAGGGTGATCATAAACACCCGGCTGCTGACCACCAAAGACTCCAGCTCGCGAAGCATAACCTTCCTTACAGGAGAGGGCGAGTGCCAGGCATACCTAGCTCCTGCACAGCAAGCCAAACGCTGCAAGCCCGCCCAAACGACAGTGAGCAATGGACGCCACACCTGTCAGGGTGAACTGATCTTCGAGGACAACTTCTCGGAGGCGCAGCTGAACAAGACCACCTGGAAGCATGACATCCG ACAGCGCATGTACCAcgtggaggaggagctggtggCCTTTGACGATGCCGCCCGCAACTGCTTTGTGAAGGAAGGCGAACTACACATTGTTCCCACTATCGCCACCGAGGTCACTGATGGCAGCTTCAAGCTGGGAGATCGCTGTACGGCCGTCGAAAGTCCGGAGCAGGAATGCAAAATTGCGCACGGCATCTTTTATAGCATCAAGCCTCCAGTTTTCTCCGCCCAAATTCACACCAGAAACTCTTTCAGTTTCAAATTTGGCAAAATCGTCGTACGGGCCAAGTTGCCCAAGGGGGATTGGCTTTTCCCCT ATCTGATGCTCCAACCGGTTTCCACTTACGCGGAGACCCACTATGCCAAACAACTGA GAATTGCATATGCCCGAGGTAATGCCAATTTGAGGACGAAACAAGGAGATGATATTTCCGGGAACCACTTATATGGCGGCGGTGTGGTTTGGCACCACGGGAATGCAGTGCAGTTCCTTAAGGACAAGATAAGCAACAGCCACTACGGGAACGACTTTCACAACTACACCATGATCTGGCAGAGGGATAAGATTACCCTGATGGTGGACGAGGAGGTTTATGGGGAGCTGTACGACGGACTGCCATTCTTCAACGAGAAGTGCTTTATTATCTTTGGCGTTACGGTGGGCGGCTTCCTGAACTTCGACGATAGTCTATTGGCCAAGGATGTCAAGCCCTATAAAAACAGGGAACCCCGGGCTGCACTCTCATTTTGGCAGCACCGCGACGCTTGGGCCCCCACTTGGGGCAGGCACAGCGCCATGGTCATAGATTATGTTAGGGTTTATGCGGAGTAG
- the LOC6618329 gene encoding caprin homolog → MPSAANTATVTAATATTVAATASNTNNNSASKEKRSSIISLGGSVIPGTAVAAGAGAGVATTNGQSNSSAPATADGSQTDLASSNNNGNAAKSKANAVSAAAVVPEPYNPLKQLLVTIEHKIRNLEKRKTKLESYRAIQSGGKELSGDQASAVAKYDAVLANLEFARELAKHIQQQSKEAEKEQKKQARKDNLAKSIAETGKIREVLIIQNVLNCFNDEQVRSDFLSGENGAKKLENTDLEVLEKFFFETQTRRPETADDVSFIATAQKSAELFYSTINARPKTFGEVSFEKLRSIFQQIQDSGYLDKYYLVPLTENAVANSTDSGTGSGDGESGDVLNDGSGELDAELPSEPSARNSLEEGLDKLHLGVQAELDQHQSYQQQQERPSHLLEQQHQRAPSVEHQQNSMVQQVPTQVYQAAPQAGGTTTPVHVLYAPAPPAQQPPPHPHQLLSSPVNLQALQTGAVAPPAQQQQHPTHFAPNVRAVEQNYFKQPPQHPQGPGIQAPQTAQQQQFMQHMRPLAEVLGTGRFHFLQDSELDNPEALAPPPPTNQGLVFEQQPQQPNHVEEPPQAILTLTFTNQSFPSQQPKPQQQGPQQQQQLFSPVLIHEQRQQPPQQQPQPMLIMPRLPTQQPQQPAPQGIGMQAGDVTSGFPYENAVVSYEQQMQQQLKQQQQQQQQQQQNIQQLDEPSSVNSSSSVGAGGDVENNEWHARNNDTNAAATAALTNVLKGETTQATPPAPPTKWSSEMNAMSSAASNGSSNTSNKQEWATPRDHSTGGGNGGYLDNNESNNHWNSSQGEGRRNSGNYQRRGGDRDNRDRDQGGRGDERRNGGDRGNYRSRQYGNSSNTNGRNSGNSSGVYFRNNESGNGGGNNYYQNGGGGTYNKESRYESSGGGGGSYRGQRGGNQQRNVNGSYGGGRPMGDRGRGGAGNQGGGGGGYINRQNQSQRMPLGLENKN, encoded by the exons ATGCCTTCGGCTGCAAATACCGCTACTGTTACCGCTGCAACTGCCACCACCGTCGCCGCCACAgccagcaacaccaacaacaacagcgccaGCAAGGAGAAACGCTCCTCCATCATTTCGCTTGGCGGTTCGGTAATCCCAGGAACAGCAGTtgcagctggagctggagccggAGTCGCGACCACCAATGGCcagagcaacagcagcgcACCAGCGACAGCGGATGGCAGCCAAACGGATTTGgcgagcagcaacaacaatggaaaTGCTGCCAAATCGAAGGCGAATGCCGTGTctgccgccgccgtcgttccAGAGCCGTACAATCCGCTCAAGCAGCTGCTGGTGACAATCGAGCACAAGATTCGGAACCTGGAGAAGCGCAAG ACCAAACTGGAGTCCTATCGCGCTATACAGAGCGGCGGAAAGGAACTGAGCGGGGACCAGGCTTCGGCTGTGGCCAAATACGATGCTGTCCTGGCCAATCTGGAGTTTGCCCGTGAGCTGGCCAAGCATATTCAGCAGCAGTCCAAGGAGGCCGAAAAGGAGCAGAAGAAGCAGGCGCGCAAG GACAACCTGGCAAAGTCAATTGCTGAGACGGGCAAGATTCGGGAGGTTTTGATCATTCAGAACGTGCTCAACTGTTTCAACGACGAGCAAGTGCGCAGCGATTTTCTAAGCGGCGAGAACGGAGCGAAAAAGTTGGAAAACACCGATCTGGAAGTGCTGGAGAAGTT tttctttGAGACGCAAACACGCCGTCCGGAAACCGCTGACGATGTAAGCTTCATTGCCACTGCCCAGAAGTCTGCCGAACTCTTTTACTCGACCATCAATGCGCGTCCGAAGACTTTCGGCGAAGTGTCCTTCGAGAAGTTGCGATCTATCTTCCAGCAGATCCAGGATAGTGGGTACCTGGACAAGTACTACCTTGTTCCACTGACCGAGAACGCGGTAGCCAACAGCACGGATAGTGGAACTGGAAGTGGCGATGGAGAAAGCGGTGACGTGTTGAACGATGGCTCTGGCGAACTAGACGCGGAACTGCCATCTGAGCCATCGGCCCGAAACTCTTTGGAGGAGGGACTTGACAAGTTACATTTGGGCGTGCAAGCAGAACTGGACCAGCATCAATCctaccagcaacagcaggagcGTCCGAGCCATCTtctggagcagcagcaccagaGAGCTCCATCCGTGGAACATCAGCAGAACTCGATGGTGCAGCAGGTGCCGACCCAGGTCTACCAGGCAGCTCCTCAGGCCGGAGGAACCACCACGCCAGTGCATGTTCTGTACGCTCCAGCGCCACCTGCccagcagccgccgccgcaTCCTCACCAGCTGTTAAGCAGCCCCGTGAATCTCCAAGCCTTGCAAACAGGAGCAGTTGCTCCACcagcacaacagcagcagcacccaACCCACTTTGCTCCGAATGTGAGGGCCGTGGAGCAAAACTACTTCAAGCAGCCACCGCAGCACCCGCAAGGTCCTGGAATACAGGCACCACAAAcggcccagcagcagcagtttaTGCAGCATATGCGCCCTTTGGCGGAGGTCTTGGGCACAGGACGCTTCCATTTTCTGCAGGACAGTGAACTGGACAATCCTGAGGCTTTAGCACCGCCGCCACCTACCAATCAGGGATTGGTATTtgagcagcagccgcaacagcCCAACCATGTCGAAGAACCACCGCAGGCCATACTAACGCTGACCTTCACCAACCAGTCGTTCCCATCGCAGCAGCCCAAGCCCCAGCAACAGGgtccccagcagcagcagcagcttttcTCGCCGGTGCTGATCCACGAGCAACGTCAACAGCCaccacagcagcagccgcaaccAATGTTGATTATGCCGCGTCTGCCAAcccagcagccgcagcagcctGCTCCTCAGGGCATTGGCATGCAGGCGGGCGATGTGACTTCAGGGTTCCCATACGAAAATGCTGTGGTCTCCTATGAAcagcagatgcagcagcagctgaaacagcagcaacaacaacagcagcagcagcagcaaaatatACAGCAGTTGGATGAGCCGTCATCTGTGAACAGCTCCTCGAGTGTCGGTGCTGGTGGAGATGTCGAGAACAATGAATGGCATGCCCGCAATAATGATACTAATGCTGCCGCCACAGCAGCGCTGACGAATGTGCTCAAAGGTGAGACCACCCAGGCCACGCCACCGGCACCGCCAACCAAGTGGAGCTCAGAGATGAATGCCATGAGTAGCGCCGCCTCGaatggcagcagcaacaccagcaacaaaCAGGAGTGGGCCACGCCCAGGGACCACAGCACTGGCGGAGGCAATGGCGGTTATCTCGATAACAACGAGAGTAACAACCATTGGAACAGCTCGCAAGGAGAAGGACGCCGCAACTCTGGCAATTATCAGCGTCGTGGCGGAGACAGGGATAACCGGGATCGTGATCAGGGAGGGCGAGGCGACGAGCGGCGCAACGGCGGCGACAGGGGCAACTACCGGTCGCGTCAATATGGCAACTCATCTAACACGAACGGACGCAATTCGGGCAATTCGAGCGGTGTGTACTTCCGCAACAATGAGTCGGGCAATGGTGGAGGCAACAACTACTACCAGAACGGAGGAGGTGGCACCTACAACAAGGAGTCGCGCTACGAATCTtccggcggcggcggaggaagCTATCGAGGCCAGCGCGGTGGCAACCAGCAGCGTAATGTGAATGGCTCGTACGGCGGCGGCAGGCCCATGGGCGATCGTGGTCGTGGCGGAGCGGGCAACCagggaggtggtggtggtggctacATAAACCGTCAGAACCAGTCGCAACGCATGCCACTCGGGTTGGAGAACAAAAACTGA